A section of the Mesorhizobium loti genome encodes:
- a CDS encoding glycogen/starch/alpha-glucan phosphorylase translates to MTRAMTSETLPPLLENPDPKTLAREVLMALKYRVGKDTTVATQYDWLTASIKVVRDRIVDHWMQATKEAYDQQEKRVYYLSLEFLIGRLMRDAFSNLGLMDNMREALSSLGVDLDLIAALEPDAALGNGGLGRLAACFMESMATVDIPAHGYGIRYANGMFRQEIHDGWQVELPETWLDHGNPWEFERRERSFEVGFGGSVESITSKDGRLERHVWKPTEHVLAVAYDTPVVGWRANRVNTLRLWSGMPVDPILLDKFNAGDHIGALAESNKADALSRVLYPADSHVAGQELRLRQEYFFSTASLQDIAQRHLSQYGDLKSLPDKAAIHLNDTHPAIAVPELMRLLMDVHGMDFDLAWDITKRTFGYTNHTLLPEALESWPVPLFERLLPRHMQIVYAINAQVLLEARATNQFSGEQISRISLIQENGDRRVRMGNLAFVGSHSINGVSALHTELMKETVFADLHKLYPDRINNKTNGITPRRWLIQCNPGLTSLAREAIGDRFLDDIEAIKGLDSFADDSAFREKFAGVKRQNKARLANLVADRLGIKVDPSALFDIQVKRIHEYKRQLLNILEAVALYDQIRSHPERDWMPRVKFFGGKAAPSYHNAKLIIKLANDVAKVINRDPAVRGLLKLVFVPNYNVSLAEIMMPAADLSEQISTAGMEASGTGNMKFALNGALTIGTLDGANVEIKECVGDDNIFIFGLTTAEVAERRNNGYNPRAVIEGSPELAQAVAAVSSGVFSPDDPDRYRDLINGLYDSDWFMVAADFDAYTAAQREVDAVWRNSPDWYARAIRNVARVGWFSSDRTIRQYAKEIWNVPV, encoded by the coding sequence ATGACGCGCGCGATGACATCCGAAACCCTTCCGCCACTGCTCGAAAATCCAGATCCGAAGACGCTCGCAAGGGAAGTCTTGATGGCCCTCAAATACAGGGTCGGCAAGGACACCACCGTCGCGACGCAATATGATTGGCTGACCGCCTCGATCAAGGTCGTGCGCGACCGGATCGTCGATCACTGGATGCAGGCAACCAAAGAGGCCTATGACCAGCAGGAAAAGCGAGTCTATTACCTGTCGCTGGAATTCCTCATCGGCCGCCTGATGCGCGACGCCTTCTCCAATCTCGGCCTGATGGACAATATGCGCGAGGCGCTGTCGTCTCTCGGCGTCGACCTCGACCTCATCGCGGCGCTCGAGCCCGATGCCGCGCTCGGCAATGGCGGCCTTGGCCGGCTCGCCGCCTGCTTCATGGAAAGCATGGCGACCGTCGACATTCCCGCGCATGGCTACGGCATCCGCTACGCCAACGGCATGTTCCGCCAGGAGATCCATGACGGCTGGCAGGTCGAACTGCCCGAGACCTGGCTCGATCACGGCAACCCCTGGGAATTCGAACGGCGCGAACGCTCCTTCGAGGTCGGCTTCGGTGGCTCGGTGGAGTCCATCACGTCAAAGGATGGCCGGCTCGAGCGCCATGTCTGGAAGCCGACCGAGCATGTCCTGGCTGTTGCCTACGACACGCCTGTCGTCGGCTGGCGGGCAAACCGCGTCAACACGCTGCGGCTGTGGTCGGGCATGCCGGTCGATCCGATCCTGCTCGACAAGTTCAATGCCGGCGACCACATCGGCGCGTTGGCCGAGAGCAACAAGGCCGACGCTTTGTCCCGCGTGCTCTATCCCGCCGATTCCCACGTCGCCGGTCAGGAACTCAGGCTGCGGCAGGAATATTTCTTCTCCACCGCCTCGCTGCAGGACATCGCGCAGCGGCATCTGAGCCAATATGGCGACCTGAAGTCGCTGCCCGACAAGGCGGCGATCCACTTGAACGACACCCATCCGGCGATCGCGGTGCCGGAGCTGATGCGGCTCCTGATGGATGTCCACGGCATGGACTTCGACCTGGCCTGGGACATCACCAAGCGCACCTTCGGCTACACCAACCACACGCTCCTTCCCGAGGCGCTGGAAAGCTGGCCGGTGCCGTTGTTCGAACGGCTTTTGCCGCGCCATATGCAGATCGTCTACGCCATCAACGCGCAGGTGCTTCTGGAGGCCCGCGCCACCAACCAGTTCTCGGGCGAGCAGATCAGCCGCATCTCGCTGATCCAGGAAAACGGCGACCGCCGCGTGCGCATGGGCAATCTGGCTTTTGTCGGCTCGCACTCCATCAATGGCGTCTCGGCGCTGCACACCGAGCTGATGAAGGAAACGGTGTTCGCCGACCTGCACAAGCTCTATCCCGACCGCATCAACAACAAGACCAACGGCATCACGCCGCGGCGCTGGCTGATCCAGTGCAACCCCGGGCTGACCTCGCTCGCCCGCGAGGCGATCGGCGACCGGTTCCTGGACGACATCGAGGCCATCAAGGGGCTCGACAGCTTTGCCGATGACAGCGCGTTCCGGGAGAAGTTCGCGGGCGTCAAGCGGCAGAACAAGGCGCGGCTGGCCAATCTGGTCGCCGACCGGCTCGGCATCAAGGTCGATCCGTCGGCGCTGTTCGACATCCAGGTCAAGCGCATCCATGAATACAAGCGCCAGCTTCTCAACATCCTCGAGGCGGTTGCGCTTTACGACCAGATCCGCTCGCATCCCGAGCGTGACTGGATGCCCCGCGTGAAGTTTTTCGGAGGCAAGGCGGCGCCCAGCTACCACAACGCCAAGCTGATCATCAAGCTCGCCAATGACGTCGCCAAGGTCATCAATCGCGACCCGGCCGTTCGCGGTTTGCTGAAGCTGGTGTTCGTGCCGAATTACAATGTCAGCCTGGCCGAAATCATGATGCCGGCCGCCGACCTGTCCGAGCAGATATCGACCGCCGGCATGGAGGCGTCGGGCACCGGCAACATGAAGTTCGCGCTCAATGGCGCGTTGACCATCGGCACGCTCGACGGCGCCAATGTCGAGATCAAGGAATGCGTCGGCGACGACAACATCTTCATCTTCGGCCTGACAACGGCCGAGGTCGCCGAGCGGCGCAACAATGGCTACAACCCGCGCGCCGTGATCGAGGGTTCCCCCGAGCTGGCGCAGGCGGTCGCTGCCGTATCCTCCGGCGTCTTCTCGCCGGACGACCCGGACCGCTACCGCGATCTCATCAACGGCCTCTACGACAGCGACTGGTTCATGGTCGCCGCCGATTTCGATGCCTACACCGCTGCCCAGCGCGAGGTCGATGCCGTCTGGCGCAACAGCCCGGACTGGTACGCCCGGGCGATCCGCAATGTCGCGCGCGTTGGCTGGTTCTCTTCCGATCGAACGATCCGCCAATACGCGAAAGAAATCTGGAACGTGCCTGTCTGA
- the glgX gene encoding glycogen debranching protein GlgX produces MTRLGATITPEGIRFAAWSSSARRIWVSIFDEQDNREIDRAELQPEGEGMHALFVSGLAAGSLYGFRADGDYAPELGLWFDPDKLLTDPYAVEIDRPYAYHWRLAARRNEGADTAPLMPKTVARALPRAVPVPPPLFRPGGLIYELNVRSFTKLHPDVPDEQRGTLAALAHPAIIAHLKRLGVSAVELMPVTASIDERHLPPLGLSNAWGYNPVTFMALDPRLAPGGLAELRETVATLRQAGIGTILDLVFNHTGESDRLGPTLSLRGLDNQAYYRHQPDGRLVNDTGTGNTVACDHPVVRDMVLDTLRHFVRHAGVDGFRFDLAPVLGRVDGVFDPAAPLLEAIAGDPVLADRVLVAEPWDIGPDGYQLGNFPARFLEWNDRYRDDARRFWRGDVGAVGALATRLAGSSDVFGKAGRPASRTVNFIAAHDGMTLADIVAYERKHNAANGEQNRDGHNDNLSWNNGAEGETDNAAIGKARFEDQCALLATLFGSRGTIMLTAGDEFGRTQKGNNNAYAQDNAITWLDWTGRDQALERYVSALATLRRAVPALSDTHFLTGQSAEASGIPDVAWLTETGMPLAEADWNDPGRHRLVMLLGDAGGGRIAVIINGDRRQCVFTLPAREGFQWQPAVETQAVDLARPMPGRGVNFMIERRTGKGGARKGS; encoded by the coding sequence ATGACCCGTCTCGGCGCCACAATCACCCCCGAAGGCATCCGCTTTGCCGCCTGGTCTTCGTCGGCCCGTCGCATCTGGGTCTCGATCTTCGACGAGCAAGACAATCGGGAAATCGACCGGGCGGAACTCCAGCCGGAAGGCGAGGGGATGCATGCGCTCTTCGTTTCAGGCCTTGCCGCGGGCTCGCTATATGGTTTCCGTGCCGACGGCGACTATGCGCCCGAGCTTGGGCTGTGGTTCGATCCCGACAAGCTGCTGACCGATCCCTACGCCGTGGAAATCGACCGGCCCTATGCTTATCACTGGCGGCTCGCCGCGCGGCGCAACGAGGGCGCGGACACCGCGCCGTTGATGCCCAAGACCGTGGCAAGGGCCTTGCCCAGGGCAGTGCCTGTGCCGCCGCCGCTGTTTCGTCCGGGCGGCCTGATCTACGAACTGAACGTCCGCTCCTTCACGAAGCTCCACCCGGATGTGCCGGACGAACAGCGTGGTACCCTCGCGGCGCTCGCCCACCCCGCCATCATCGCGCATCTGAAGCGCCTCGGTGTATCCGCCGTCGAACTGATGCCGGTGACGGCGTCGATCGACGAGCGGCATCTGCCACCGCTGGGCCTGAGCAACGCCTGGGGCTATAACCCCGTCACCTTCATGGCGCTCGACCCACGGCTGGCGCCCGGCGGTCTGGCAGAATTGCGCGAAACCGTCGCGACGCTGCGCCAGGCCGGCATCGGCACCATTCTCGATCTCGTCTTCAACCACACAGGCGAAAGCGACAGGCTGGGGCCGACGCTGTCGTTGCGCGGCCTCGACAATCAAGCCTACTACCGGCACCAGCCGGATGGCAGGCTGGTCAATGACACCGGCACGGGCAACACAGTCGCGTGCGACCATCCGGTGGTGCGCGACATGGTGCTCGACACGCTTCGCCATTTTGTCCGCCATGCCGGCGTCGACGGTTTTCGCTTCGATCTGGCACCGGTGCTGGGCCGCGTCGATGGCGTGTTCGATCCCGCCGCGCCCTTGCTCGAGGCTATCGCCGGCGATCCAGTCCTTGCCGATCGGGTGCTGGTCGCCGAACCCTGGGATATTGGTCCGGACGGCTATCAGCTCGGCAATTTCCCTGCGCGCTTCCTCGAATGGAACGATCGCTATCGCGACGATGCCAGACGCTTCTGGCGTGGCGATGTCGGCGCGGTCGGAGCGTTGGCGACCCGGCTTGCCGGCTCATCCGATGTTTTTGGCAAGGCCGGCCGGCCGGCTAGCCGCACGGTCAATTTCATCGCCGCGCATGATGGCATGACGCTGGCCGACATCGTCGCCTACGAGCGTAAGCATAACGCGGCCAATGGCGAGCAGAACCGTGATGGCCACAACGACAATTTGTCTTGGAACAATGGGGCCGAAGGCGAGACGGACAACGCGGCGATCGGCAAGGCGCGCTTCGAAGACCAGTGCGCGCTGCTTGCCACGCTATTTGGCTCGCGGGGCACCATAATGCTGACCGCCGGCGACGAATTTGGTCGTACCCAGAAGGGCAATAACAACGCCTACGCGCAGGACAACGCCATCACCTGGCTGGATTGGACGGGCCGCGACCAGGCGCTGGAGCGTTACGTATCGGCGCTGGCCACACTCCGCCGCGCCGTCCCGGCATTGTCGGACACGCATTTCCTGACCGGACAATCGGCCGAGGCTTCAGGCATCCCCGACGTCGCCTGGTTGACCGAGACCGGCATGCCGCTTGCGGAGGCGGACTGGAACGATCCCGGCCGACATCGCCTCGTCATGCTGTTGGGCGATGCGGGCGGCGGCCGCATTGCCGTCATCATCAATGGTGATCGCCGCCAATGCGTCTTCACCTTGCCCGCGCGGGAAGGGTTTCAATGGCAGCCGGCGGTCGAAACGCAGGCGGTCGACCTTGCGCGGCCAATGCCGGGCCGCGGCGTCAATTTCATGATCGAGCGCCGAACCGGAAAGGGCGGCGCCAGGAAGGGTTCGTGA
- the glgA gene encoding glycogen synthase GlgA yields the protein MQVLSVTPEIFPLIKTGGLADVTGALPVALAAKGVAMRTLIPGFPAVMEGFKKRKAVYQYPLLQGGKASVHSVELAGLDLFVLDAPHLFDRPGGPYGNASGADWPDNWRRFAALSQAGADIAGGAISGYLPDIVHAHDWQSAMTLAYMRYGKAVGTPSMMTVHNLAFQGQFGAGIFGELGLPAVAMALDGVEYYGGVGFLKAGLQAAWAITTVSPTYAQEIRSPEFGMGLDGLINMRSSDLYGIVNGIDTAIWDPETDKHLVSSYTAATLKARAPNKAAVEDRFGLDRDDSPIVCVISRLTWQKGMDILATVIDGVVATGVRLAILGSGDAGLEGALLAAAARHRGRIGVVVGYDEGLSHTMQGGCDAIVIPSRFEPCGLTQLYGLRYGCVPVVARTGGLADTIIDANEAAIAAGVATGFQFAPNNGGAMLHAINRLAEAYANPTVFETIQRQGMKTDVSWDRSAEKYVELYRLLLSKRVA from the coding sequence ATGCAGGTTCTGTCGGTCACGCCCGAGATCTTCCCGCTGATCAAGACCGGCGGACTGGCCGATGTGACCGGTGCGCTGCCCGTGGCGCTGGCAGCCAAGGGCGTGGCCATGCGCACGCTCATTCCAGGCTTTCCCGCGGTGATGGAAGGCTTCAAGAAAAGGAAGGCCGTCTACCAGTATCCGTTGCTGCAGGGCGGCAAGGCCTCGGTCCACTCTGTCGAGCTTGCCGGGCTCGATCTTTTCGTGCTCGACGCGCCGCATCTGTTCGACCGTCCCGGTGGTCCCTATGGCAATGCTTCGGGCGCGGACTGGCCGGACAATTGGCGGCGCTTCGCGGCGCTGAGCCAAGCCGGCGCCGATATCGCCGGCGGCGCCATCTCGGGCTACCTGCCAGACATCGTCCATGCCCATGACTGGCAGTCGGCGATGACGCTGGCCTATATGCGCTACGGCAAGGCGGTGGGCACGCCGTCGATGATGACCGTCCACAACCTCGCCTTCCAGGGCCAGTTCGGCGCCGGCATCTTCGGCGAGCTCGGTCTGCCCGCGGTCGCGATGGCGCTTGACGGCGTCGAGTATTATGGCGGCGTCGGCTTCCTCAAGGCCGGCCTGCAGGCCGCCTGGGCGATCACCACCGTCAGCCCGACCTACGCGCAGGAGATCCGCTCGCCGGAGTTCGGCATGGGTCTCGACGGACTGATCAACATGCGCTCCAGCGATCTCTACGGCATCGTCAATGGCATCGACACGGCCATCTGGGATCCGGAGACAGACAAGCATCTGGTGTCCAGCTATACGGCCGCCACGCTCAAGGCGCGGGCCCCGAACAAGGCCGCCGTGGAGGATCGCTTCGGCCTCGACCGCGACGACAGCCCCATCGTCTGCGTCATCAGCCGGCTGACCTGGCAGAAGGGCATGGACATATTGGCGACCGTGATCGACGGTGTCGTCGCGACCGGTGTACGCTTGGCCATACTGGGCTCGGGCGATGCCGGCCTGGAAGGCGCATTGCTTGCCGCCGCCGCCCGCCATCGTGGCCGCATTGGCGTGGTCGTCGGCTATGATGAGGGGCTGTCGCACACCATGCAGGGCGGCTGCGACGCCATCGTCATCCCATCACGCTTCGAACCCTGCGGACTGACGCAGCTCTACGGCCTGCGCTACGGCTGCGTACCGGTGGTTGCCCGCACCGGCGGCCTCGCCGACACCATCATCGACGCCAATGAAGCCGCGATCGCGGCCGGCGTGGCGACGGGGTTCCAGTTCGCACCCAACAACGGCGGCGCGATGCTGCACGCCATAAACCGCCTGGCCGAAGCCTACGCCAACCCCACGGTCTTCGAAACCATCCAGCGCCAGGGCATGAAGACCGATGTGTCGTGGGATCGAAGCGCCGAAAAATACGTTGAACTCTATCGCCTGCTGCTTTCGAAAAGGGTTGCCTGA
- the glgC gene encoding glucose-1-phosphate adenylyltransferase → MADLKRIQPLARDAMAYVLAGGRGSRLKELTDRRAKPAVYFGGKTRIIDFALSNALNSGIRRLGVATQYKAHSLIRHLQRGWNFLRPERNESFDILPASQRVSETQWYEGTADAVYQNIDIIEAYGPEYMVILAGDHIYKMDYEMMLRQHVDANADVTVGCLEVPRMEATGFGVMHVDAKDNIIAFVEKPADPPGIPGNPEFALASMGIYVFKTKFLMEQLRRDAAEPGSSRDFGKDIIPYIVEHGKAIAHRFTKSCVRSTAENEAYWRDVGTVDAYWEANIDLTDVTPELDLYDRDWPIWTYAELKPPAKFVHDEDGRRGSAVSSLVSGDCIVSGATLKKSLIFTGARINSYSTLEEVVMLPDVHVGRNARLKRVVIDHGVRIPEGLVIGEDPVLDAKRFRVSEKGICLVTQDMINKLGL, encoded by the coding sequence ATGGCAGACTTGAAACGGATCCAGCCGCTGGCGCGTGATGCCATGGCCTACGTACTGGCCGGCGGCCGCGGCAGCCGCCTCAAGGAACTGACCGATCGTCGCGCCAAGCCGGCGGTCTATTTCGGCGGCAAGACTCGCATCATCGATTTCGCGCTCTCCAACGCGCTCAACTCGGGCATTCGCCGCCTCGGGGTCGCCACCCAGTACAAGGCGCATTCGCTGATCCGCCATCTGCAACGCGGCTGGAACTTCCTGAGGCCCGAACGAAACGAAAGCTTCGACATCCTTCCCGCCAGCCAGCGCGTGTCGGAAACGCAGTGGTATGAGGGCACGGCGGACGCCGTCTACCAGAACATCGACATCATCGAGGCCTATGGCCCGGAATACATGGTCATCCTCGCCGGCGACCACATCTACAAGATGGACTACGAGATGATGCTGCGCCAGCATGTCGACGCCAATGCCGACGTCACGGTCGGCTGCCTCGAAGTGCCGCGTATGGAAGCGACAGGCTTCGGCGTCATGCATGTCGATGCCAAGGACAACATCATCGCCTTCGTCGAAAAGCCGGCCGATCCGCCCGGCATTCCGGGTAACCCGGAATTCGCCCTGGCCTCGATGGGCATCTACGTCTTCAAGACCAAGTTCCTGATGGAGCAGCTGCGCCGCGACGCCGCCGAGCCCGGCTCCAGCCGCGATTTCGGCAAGGACATCATTCCCTATATCGTCGAGCATGGTAAGGCGATCGCGCACCGCTTCACCAAGTCCTGCGTACGCTCGACCGCGGAGAACGAAGCCTACTGGCGCGATGTGGGAACGGTCGACGCCTATTGGGAAGCCAATATCGACTTGACCGACGTGACGCCCGAGCTCGACCTCTACGACCGCGACTGGCCGATCTGGACCTATGCCGAGTTGAAGCCGCCGGCAAAATTCGTCCATGACGAGGATGGCCGGCGCGGCTCGGCCGTTTCCTCCCTGGTCTCGGGCGATTGCATCGTCTCCGGCGCGACGCTGAAGAAGAGCCTGATTTTCACCGGCGCGCGCATCAATTCCTATTCGACGCTGGAAGAGGTCGTCATGCTGCCCGACGTTCATGTCGGGCGGAACGCAAGGTTGAAACGCGTCGTCATTGACCACGGTGTAAGGATACCGGAAGGGTTGGTGATCGGCGAGGATCCCGTGCTCGACGCCAAGCGCTTCCGCGTTTCGGAAAAAGGCATCTGCCTGGTCACACAGGACATGATCAACAAACTCGGGCTCTAG
- the glgB gene encoding 1,4-alpha-glucan branching protein GlgB, with protein sequence MRKPRATAATSGPDGLAPASDVAAIVAGTHGNPFAVLGVHEIGKSLFARCFVPHAETVAAYTLTGIEAGELSRRDDAGFFEGKLSIRKRQPLRYHARNAGGDWWLTDPYSFGPVLGPMDDYYIAEGSHLRLFDKLGAHVIEHEGATGVHFAVWAPNARRVSVVGDFNDWDGRRHTMRDRRDTGIWELFVPDIGAGRPYKYEIIGPDGVRLPLKADPFAFKSELRPATASVVAVPPGHEWGDEAHRNFWRNADHRREAISIYEVHAGSWQLGDDGTFLSWDELADRLIPYVVETGFTHIEFMPISEHPYDPSWGYQTTGLYAPSARFGDPDGFARFVDGAHRAGVGVILDWVPAHFPVDAHGLAHFDGTALYEHADPRKGFHPDWNTAIYNFGRREVVSFLVNNALFWAEKYHVDGLRVDAVASMLYLDYSRKAGEWIPNEKGGRENLEAVSFLQRMNKEVYGHHPGVMTIAEESTSWPKVSAPVHEGGLGFGFKWNMGFMHDTLEYFSKEPIFRKHHHNDLTFGLTYAFSENFVLPLSHDEVVHGKGTLLGKMAGDDWQKFATLRAYYGFMWGYPGKKLLFMGQEFAQRREWSEARALDWNLLDFRPHRGVWQTVRDLNYLYRSRPALHGRDCEPEGFSWLIVDDSQNSVFAWLRNAPGGSPVAVISNFTPVPRDNYRVPLPNAGKWREIINTDASEYGGSGMGNGGMVEARAEGKSILATMLLPPLSTIMLELVAD encoded by the coding sequence ATGAGGAAGCCGCGCGCGACCGCTGCGACAAGCGGGCCGGACGGACTGGCGCCAGCCAGCGATGTTGCGGCGATTGTCGCCGGCACGCACGGGAATCCGTTCGCAGTCCTTGGCGTCCACGAGATCGGCAAGAGCCTGTTTGCCCGCTGCTTCGTTCCGCATGCCGAAACCGTCGCCGCCTATACGCTGACGGGCATCGAGGCCGGAGAGTTGTCCAGGCGCGATGACGCCGGCTTCTTCGAAGGCAAGCTGTCGATCAGGAAGCGGCAACCGCTGCGCTACCACGCGCGCAATGCCGGCGGCGACTGGTGGCTGACCGATCCCTATTCGTTCGGCCCGGTGCTCGGGCCGATGGACGACTACTATATCGCCGAGGGTTCGCACCTCAGGCTGTTCGACAAGCTTGGCGCGCATGTCATCGAGCACGAGGGTGCCACCGGCGTGCATTTCGCCGTCTGGGCTCCCAATGCGCGGCGCGTCTCGGTGGTCGGCGATTTCAACGACTGGGATGGCCGCCGTCACACGATGCGCGATCGCCGCGATACCGGCATCTGGGAATTGTTCGTGCCCGACATCGGTGCCGGCCGACCCTACAAATACGAGATCATCGGCCCCGATGGCGTCAGACTGCCGCTGAAGGCAGACCCGTTCGCGTTCAAATCCGAACTGCGTCCGGCCACGGCTTCGGTCGTTGCCGTGCCGCCGGGGCATGAGTGGGGCGACGAGGCCCACCGCAATTTCTGGCGCAATGCCGACCACCGGCGCGAAGCCATTTCGATCTACGAAGTCCACGCCGGGTCCTGGCAGCTTGGTGACGACGGCACGTTCCTGTCATGGGACGAACTGGCCGACCGGCTGATCCCCTATGTGGTCGAAACCGGTTTCACCCACATCGAGTTCATGCCGATCTCCGAACATCCCTATGACCCGTCCTGGGGCTATCAGACGACCGGCCTCTACGCGCCGTCGGCCCGCTTCGGCGACCCGGACGGCTTTGCCCGTTTCGTCGACGGGGCGCACCGCGCCGGCGTTGGCGTCATCCTCGACTGGGTACCGGCGCATTTCCCGGTCGACGCGCATGGCCTGGCCCATTTCGACGGCACCGCCCTCTACGAACATGCCGACCCGCGCAAGGGTTTTCATCCCGACTGGAACACCGCGATCTATAATTTCGGTCGCCGCGAGGTGGTATCTTTCCTGGTCAACAACGCGCTGTTCTGGGCCGAGAAATACCATGTCGACGGTTTGCGCGTCGATGCGGTCGCCTCGATGCTCTACCTCGACTATTCGCGCAAGGCTGGCGAATGGATCCCTAACGAGAAGGGCGGCCGTGAGAACCTCGAAGCGGTCTCTTTCCTGCAAAGGATGAACAAGGAGGTCTACGGCCACCACCCGGGCGTCATGACCATCGCCGAGGAATCCACCTCATGGCCGAAGGTCTCGGCGCCGGTGCATGAGGGCGGGCTGGGCTTCGGATTCAAGTGGAACATGGGCTTCATGCACGACACGCTGGAGTATTTCTCCAAGGAGCCGATCTTCCGCAAGCACCACCACAACGACCTGACCTTCGGCCTGACCTACGCCTTCTCGGAGAATTTCGTGCTGCCGCTCTCGCATGACGAGGTTGTGCACGGCAAAGGCACGCTGCTGGGCAAGATGGCCGGCGACGACTGGCAGAAATTCGCGACCTTGCGTGCCTATTACGGCTTCATGTGGGGCTATCCCGGCAAGAAGCTGTTGTTCATGGGACAGGAATTCGCGCAGCGCCGCGAATGGAGCGAGGCACGCGCGCTCGACTGGAACCTGCTCGATTTCCGCCCGCATCGCGGCGTCTGGCAGACGGTGCGCGATCTCAACTATCTCTACCGGTCGCGCCCGGCGCTGCACGGCCGCGACTGCGAGCCGGAAGGGTTTTCCTGGCTGATCGTCGACGACAGCCAGAATTCGGTTTTCGCCTGGCTGCGCAACGCGCCGGGCGGCAGTCCGGTGGCTGTCATATCCAACTTCACGCCGGTGCCGCGCGACAATTATCGCGTTCCGTTGCCGAACGCCGGCAAGTGGCGCGAGATCATCAACACCGACGCATCCGAATATGGCGGCTCCGGCATGGGCAATGGCGGCATGGTCGAGGCAAGGGCGGAAGGCAAGAGCATCTTGGCAACGATGCTTCTGCCGCCGCTGTCGACGATCATGCTCGAACTCGTTGCCGACTGA
- a CDS encoding alpha-D-glucose phosphate-specific phosphoglucomutase has protein sequence MIRTVPTKPYSDQKPGTSGLRKKVPVFQQEHYAENFIQSIFDALDGFKGKTLVIGGDGRFYNREVIQKAIAMAAANGFGKVMVGQGGILSTPAASHVIRKYKTFGGIILSASHNPGGPHEDFGIKYNAGNGGPAPEKLTDAIFEKTKAISSFKTSDIDPIDIDTIGTVKAAGMTVEIIDPVADYAELMESLFDFDALRKLFKSGFRMRFDAMHAVTGPYAKEILENRLGAPNGTCRNFKPLPDFGGHHPDPNLVHAKHLYDEMMGADAPDFGAASDGDGDRNLIIGKGIFVTPSDSVAMLAANARLAPGYKDGLKGIARSMPTSGAADRVAEKLGIGIYETPTGWKFFGNLLDAGMATICGEESAGTGSNHVREKDGLWAVLLWLNILAARGESCKQVVTEHWAAYGRNYYSRHDYEEVESDRANALVDELRAKLGSLPGTSVRGLKINKADDFAYHDPVDGSTSEHQGIRVLFEGGSRVVFRLSGTGTSGATLRVYIERYEPDKARHDLDTQAALADLIAAADDIAGIKSHTGRNKPSVIT, from the coding sequence ATGATACGCACCGTCCCCACCAAACCCTACTCCGACCAGAAGCCCGGCACGTCGGGCCTGCGCAAGAAGGTGCCCGTGTTCCAGCAGGAGCACTATGCCGAGAATTTCATCCAGTCGATCTTCGACGCGCTCGACGGGTTTAAGGGCAAGACCCTGGTGATCGGCGGCGACGGTCGCTTCTACAACCGCGAGGTCATCCAGAAGGCGATCGCCATGGCCGCCGCCAACGGCTTCGGCAAGGTGATGGTCGGGCAGGGCGGCATCCTGTCGACGCCCGCCGCCTCGCATGTCATCCGCAAATACAAGACCTTCGGCGGCATCATCCTGTCGGCCAGCCATAATCCGGGCGGCCCGCACGAGGATTTCGGCATCAAGTACAATGCCGGCAATGGCGGCCCGGCGCCGGAAAAGTTGACCGACGCGATCTTCGAGAAAACCAAGGCTATTTCGAGCTTCAAGACATCGGACATCGATCCGATCGACATCGACACGATCGGCACGGTCAAGGCCGCCGGCATGACGGTCGAGATCATCGATCCGGTCGCCGACTATGCCGAGTTGATGGAAAGCCTGTTCGATTTCGACGCGCTGCGCAAACTGTTCAAGTCAGGCTTCCGCATGCGCTTCGACGCCATGCACGCGGTGACCGGTCCCTATGCCAAGGAAATCCTTGAAAACCGGCTTGGCGCGCCCAACGGCACCTGCCGCAACTTCAAGCCGCTGCCCGATTTCGGCGGTCATCATCCGGATCCGAACCTGGTCCACGCCAAACACCTCTATGATGAGATGATGGGTGCGGATGCGCCGGATTTTGGTGCCGCTTCCGACGGCGACGGCGACCGCAATCTGATCATCGGCAAGGGCATTTTCGTCACTCCGTCGGATTCGGTGGCGATGCTCGCCGCCAATGCCCGCCTGGCGCCCGGCTACAAGGACGGGCTGAAGGGCATCGCCCGCTCGATGCCGACCAGTGGCGCGGCCGACCGGGTCGCTGAAAAACTCGGCATCGGCATCTATGAGACCCCGACCGGCTGGAAATTCTTCGGCAATCTGCTCGATGCCGGCATGGCGACGATCTGTGGCGAGGAAAGTGCGGGCACCGGCTCCAACCATGTCCGCGAGAAGGACGGCCTTTGGGCGGTGCTGTTGTGGCTCAACATCCTCGCCGCGCGCGGCGAAAGCTGCAAGCAGGTGGTCACCGAGCACTGGGCGGCCTACGGACGCAACTACTATTCGCGGCACGACTATGAGGAGGTCGAGAGCGACCGCGCCAACGCGCTGGTCGACGAACTGCGCGCCAAGCTCGGCTCGCTGCCCGGCACCAGCGTGCGCGGCCTGAAGATCAACAAGGCCGACGACTTCGCCTATCATGACCCGGTCGACGGCTCGACCAGCGAGCACCAGGGCATCAGGGTGCTGTTCGAAGGCGGTTCTCGCGTCGTCTTCCGTCTCTCCGGCACCGGTACTTCGGGTGCTACCTTGCGCGTCTATATCGAGCGCTACGAGCCGGACAAGGCGCGGCACGATCTCGACACCCAAGCCGCACTCGCCGACCTCATCGCCGCCGCCGACGACATTGCCGGGATCAAGAGCCACACCGGCCGCAACAAGCCGAGCGTGATTACTTGA